The genomic DNA TTAAACCACAGACTGAAGAACACTCAACCAAAAAGTGCCTCAGTGTATGTGGAaggtttttcagtcattttcaggtGACGCAAGATCTCATGAAGGTATTTGAGGAGGAAGAGTGTGCAACGCAAAAGGTGGCATCACTGAAGGAACCAATATTATAAACATGTTGCTttgtttacactttttaaaatacctTGTTACATAAATCTTATTGTGTTATTTAATAGTTTTGAtgttgtcagttttgttttataatgtagaaaatacaaaacatattgAAAAACCTTTGAATGAGCCTGTGTGCTGTTGTTagatggggattttttttctttttgcactgCTTGCTAATATACAGCAACAAAGCAGGATTAAATattgtgaaattaaaatgcaaaacatgatTAACTTACACAATTTTGAACACTGTTGTTAGCCAAACTACTAAGTATATAAAACAATTAAGTCATTACACCTGAACCAACATTACATGAAAGCACGGCATTGTAATGTAATGtggtaataaaataaacatgctcCTCCAAAGCCCTCTGAAACTACTTACATGCTGTATCTGTCCACATACACAATTTATACACAATCTTTACCTCTTTGAAGTTGGAAAGCTGGAAAAATATGAAGGCATTTTGAAAGATGGTtaagaaaaactgtttaaatgtgaaatcttCAAGGTGCTAAAACCAGAACTAAAcacaatttctaaaaaaaaaaaaaaacaaaaaaacctgcaaCACGAGAATTTTGCAGAagcaaaatgcatcaaaaacatttattctgATGCTTTTGATTGTGAAtgaagcacagcaacaaaattCAATGTTTGCGCCTCACTGCACTCAGAGGAATGTTTTTGCTGCCCTGCCTGATCAGTCAGCACAGTTGACTGCTCATCACTAAATAACACTCATGTTCGTAGGAAACAAAcgtgaaaatataatttttatacCTGAGAGCACAGGTGGCTCCTAACagagcacagattttttttttttttttttaaataaacagcagTATGAGGTAGAACACTGTTTTCTACTGGTTGCAGCTGTAATTGAAAAGATCTTTCACAAAATAGCATGTTCTAATCTTCTTCTCTACAGTACAAATTGATCTATGTTCTGTTATTCCCTGTGAGACACAGATGGTTGATATTGATTTGTccttgtgtatgtgtttgtgtttgaactgaatgctgtgtttttttttctcaggtgATTTTGTACCCTTTGAGACCTCGCATGTCTCCAGCACAAGGTGGAGTTTGGGTCACTGTTATCTGGATAATGGCCAGCTGTTTCTCCCTCCCACATGCAATCTACCAAAAACTCCTGACATTTACGTACAGGTAAAATAATACACCATCATACATGCCAGTAAGGAGAGGTCACATTTaattagaaaagcactcaaagagcgcagcactctgccaaggctgctcattcccccatatggcgttgtcagaaatgcagcattttatgttatttttgttagaaatgcagcattagtttattagttactcataatcagaaatcacggcGACATAAAATGGGGCCATTTGAGATAGATGtattcacaaacaaaatgaccttgcactgatcACAGGtgtatgttatgcatgtgtacgtttcGTATGGATACCAagtcatgtgacctaaatatgttttactttttatggacatttcagtttgtaaaagatgtgaaattgtaaaGCAAAATGAGCACAACCTTTGTCTTTTGCTCTCTGGGGTTTGATTGAAACAGTATTGGCagtgaaatgtagaaaaagCCTTCAccaaatcacttcacacaacttGAGTACTGCTGCCTGTGCATGCCAATCTGgtacagtttttctcaaatgATAAGAccctgttcctgaaaaatagcacacatttcccaacacactgcacactgttttctttatttgaacacaattcacaaagcactgcacacttgtgtcaaaagtgcactttattgtcaaaatctgaactttgttttcaaaattaagacacatgaagcaaaactaggacactgcactgctaaatacaaaacactcctctctcactgtgttttcacatgaagtgtaaaaaaatgaaaatgatacagtcctcaaaaatgacagcttaaacacaaatgcatcctataaatgaatcagagggggccattgcagtgcctgactgtacattataaaataaaaataatgctagacaaaaaatacagcactgtattgtacacagtacagacaacatggaaagaaagacctagtgtgtctgatccagccctgacatgcatcaacagaaacatcaccacatgccaacaccactgattgcaagagattttcccaaagtatggctgctgctcatataccttccacctccatgtacaGAAGAATTCTACTAttggattcagaaagggagaatatggcggcagaaaaaccacaataacttgagggttcatattgaaccgttactgaatcaatagtcctctatgaaaacaaacaaacaaaaaccgcGTCTTCTTGCCAAACGCCCTGCTGCACCTGTGTCAGTAGACCCTCTaagtccatctaggaaagtcaacaaatgctgggtgttGTATGAGTCCAGAACTACATGACAGTGAATTACTCCAAGATTgcttattgcagcacagagggttacGTTGCCCCACGCTGACCTGGATGTTGACTACAGCTCGTTCTCCAATGATGTtgctccctcttctcctcctcttggccaggttgaaaccagcctcatccacatagatgtattcatgtgtatcatcagaatccaactgaaaaactctctggaacaaacacacaccaaacagagaaaaagtcagtcatgtacactttctgtaattttaccagcacttgtgaaccagaattatgcattagattttttacagtattctcagaacatttctgactgcttgtattgttacaatatagacatgtcactgaagtgacaaacaacatttacataccatgaAAAGTGGTCCAGGATCAGGTCCAtgggcaggtccaggttctggttctggctgtGGTCTGGGTCGTCCACGTCTTCTTcaacatgacctcttgctcctcttacatccattctgaacagctaattctgcttcccagcaggttttatagtgtgcagttcattggcaaaagtgttttcagctttgacctgttgtgtcttaattgtgacagcagtgttggaacagtgtcccagttctgattcctagtgttcactttttgaaaaatgtgtgctataagtgaaaagtgtgttcaaatgaggaaaaaacatgttcagtcttttgcaaaagagtgcaagagtttctgaaactgtgtgcaaaccgtGAATAGTGTCCAGaattttgacagcagagtcctgtttttgagaaatgtgtgcagtcagttggtggctgtgtgcagtgaatggaagttagtgtcttatcaattgagaaaaactgtaatgcgactgcatgcagttcagactttcTGAGTCAGTAAGATTGCTGTGAcgatttcaacaaaaaaagtgtCCAGAGTGTtaattcagacatgaagcacaTTCAGATGCCGTCAGAAAAATGGAAAACGGTCcttgtctgaaaagggctttacTGTGACATCAGTGTATCCTTGTAATCCCTGTAATACCTGGCTGGTTCCTGGTTTCAGTGGCAGGTTCACAGTTAATTTAAAGCTATTACAAAGAATGATGTCAAAATTCCGATTTAAAGATATCTACCAAGTAATCATTAGCTAATGATCTATCAATGCAGGATCTCCAAGTCTCCTCATTATAACTCATCATTACATACTTCTTCATTCAGAGTTATTCAAGACTGTTAACCAGTTACTACTcacattattactccgccaaggaacggtggagttatgtgataatCACcatatgtttgtccgtctgtttgtctgttagcaacaatcctcaaaaacggaccaatgcatttggatgaaattttcagggaaggtcagaaatgacacagagaccaactgattacattttggcagtgatgcggcttatagtctggatccatggatttgttaaagatttctgtatcattgcaagatagcagcacgtcgtcactgtaactatgacaacaagtgaacactacgtcagctgcctgctgacaatcacatgattgcgatcctactaccaATCGAACGTTGCAgtcttatctgttggaaatgatacaagaaacaattgattaaattgtgggggtgtttctgagtcccatcaatttccaccgtctgctacatatttaggtcacgcgatttggtatccatacataacgtacacatgcataacacacacctgtgctcagcacaacgtcattttgtttgtggatccatctatattaaatggccacattctatgttgccgtgatttctgccacaaattatTTCAAGATctcagctgtcagaaatgatacaacgaatgagcagccttggcagagtactgcgctctctgagtgcttttcttgttgtgtactgtactgtaaagttgtcttttaatttattttcatgtgactataaaaaactatttcaaaaaatttgcaaaaaaaaagaaaaaaatttctttCTTCAGCTGCTCAGACATAAAGATTTAGTATTCTTTCATTATATACAGTTGGGATATAcacccatctatccatccattatctacacaccgcttaatcctcattagggtcgtggaggggctggagtctgtcccagctgacttgggcgtAGGTAggggtcgccagtctatcacagggaaacatatagagacaaacaatcacactcacattcacacctatggacaatttagaatcaccaaatttaacctcagcatgtttttggactgtcaGAGGAAGGCGGAGTACCTAAAGAAAACCCAcacctgcacagggagaacatgcaaactccatgcagaaagatcccaggaatcttctaactgcaaggcaacagtgctaaccactaagacacacacagaaataatttgaatatgTCACAATTGCCACAATAATAATTTCactattttatgacattttgtagtcaaaacagtaaatcaaaaaaacaaaaatgatcatgaaaATCATCTTTCTCGCCTCACTTTCCTTCACCAGTAAGGAGAAAGAGCGAAGCCTGTGCATCCCAGACTTCCCAGAGCCGTCGGACGTCTACTGGCAGTACATCGACCTCCTGACCTTCTTCCTGCTTTACATGCTGCCCCTCCTCATCATCACCGCCTCTTACACCACAGTGGCCCGTCGGCTGTGGCGCCACAATGCCATCGGTGACATCACCACAGATCAGCACGCCACCCACAGAAAGAAGCGCCAGCGGACGTTGgccatgctgctgctggtggtcgGGGTGTTTGCTGTTTGCTGGTTTCCCCTCAACTGCTACGTggtgctgctgtccagccaggCCATCCACTCCTCCAACGCCCTGTACTTCTGCTTTCACTGGCTGGCGATGAGCTCCACCTGCTACAACCCGTTCATCTACTGCTGCCTGAATCCCACCTTCCGCCATGAGCTCCGGCTGCTATTTGGCAGGTGCAGGAGGAAACGGAGGGTGGTGGTCGGGATGGAGCTGGAGCTTCGCCCTGCGACTGCCTGTGCTCCCTGTCATAGGCCCGCCTGGCCAGACGGCCACGAGTCCTTGAGGCCGAGCCATGGTTTGTCACATCGGGGTCAGGGCTCCTCGCAGCAGAGTCACGCTTTGCCCAGTCAGTCCCACAACCTGAAAAATGATCATGTGCTCTTCACGGCCCGGCAGGCCCTAACAGGGAGAACTGACATCCTCTCAGTGGAGCCCATGGTGGCTATGAGCTGACTGGAGACGACTGCTACAGTTCTGATAGGACAGATATGAGTATTTGAGATTTTACATCTGTTTCAGGATATCGCCATGTTTCCAAAGAAAGCTAGCGCAGGATTtcaaaaccagcagaaaaagaggagaagcTTTTTTGATGACTTTCATTCAGAAAAGCTTATAATAGTTTCTCCATGTTGACATGGATTTTCTCTCACCATGCTActtttttccattcttttttGAGGTGCATTGTTTGTCGGGTACTCAGCCTTTAAAAACAGAAGTGCGTCGTCTGCCTTGGAGCTTTGGTGATGTTCCTCAGCAGATGGAAGTGATCCAGTGGTTCAGGTtcagttatcttttttttttctgagtgcTTCTAATGGCTTTTATAATTCTCTGAATAAAATCCTAAGCATTCATTTTTAGCAATGGAAACATCCTGTTTACAAACTGTAACACTGACATTATGACCTGGTGTGGGTGCAGTGCAATGTGAGACTGTTTTGTGCTTTGCTTTGTTTAGTTTGCATCAACAACTAAAAGCCCGTCAAAAAGAGTCTGttgaaaaatgggttcaaacttttgaacccaTTGGATAACTGTTGGTTTAATGTTTATTGGCTCATATTTAGGTTGTTGCTTTAGAATATgggttttgattttaaaaaaattataatgatTTTGTAGGTGTTTGTAGACGTGCTTAATGGTACAGTCCAACAACAagcataaaacacagaaatggaaGATTAGAATATTGagtcattgtttatttttgtacaaaaatcAAACTAACCAAGACATGACTATTCAAAATGAAATTGTGAGACAATTATCcatttgtaaaatatctatccatccatccatccatccatccatccatccatccatccatccatcatctatacaccacttaatcctcattagggttgtggaggactggagtctatcccagctgacttattgtgaagacagaggacaccctggacaggtcatcagtctatcacagggccatttgtaaaataaatgaaaaaagtaaCTTAATGACTGTTTCAAACCCCTTTTTCATATGATTCATTTTGATGATGTGTCCTTTGTTAAAAACATCTTATGAAACATCTAGCATTGATGTGATGATGGTGTTCTGATGTAACCgtgcttcttttctttctacAGCCTGTATAGGCTTGTGGTAGCGAAGCCACaaagataatttttttcaagaatcTTTGGCAAACTGTGACAACCCCCACTCCCCCTCAACAAGCTCTATCATCAACTGACAGAAGATTTTCCTTTAGAATTCTGGTTTGCCATTCTGCACACAAGGACAGATTCTCAGTGGTCTTATTATGTTGACCTGCTGAGAATAAAATCATTTCATATTTATCTGGAGGCCACTTTGAATGGGCCCTGCTGCCCATGCttttttactttgctgtttgacttttatttacagtatttacagtttttctcagtcactttggtacatttctcgaatcatcctcaacatttgcaaaacaccAAGTGTATTTCTCAGAACAAtttgtacaaatagcaaaacaccacagattacctgcaaaagccagtctcttgctcaaaatcctcaGTTCATCTCTCacaagtaaatatctgtgtcaatgaacttgtcagtgccatcagaatgacTAGTCCTTGTGTCACTGTGTGGATAAGACAGTCAGATtgtttagtcatgttgtcattataacagtgtactgtggagggatgttctgatgtaaactatggctaaagttttgatgactattgctgtaaattgtaagttagTCCTTCCTCTGTGTGGGAAACTGAAAGACACTGGACAAGAGtcacatttatgcttttactgtttgtattgtaatttgttgacagacaaTGTCATtgcgatacagaaaggaaaacagtgctgcatagcacaaagaaaaaacaaaaaataaaagtagaaatgtgaacataggacaatctccttagggaaaactgtacatgcagctgtaggaattacagtacagtcttcctacacctcctgatgttcctgtctgtaggaccacaaattctcatccacatcacgaATATCTTCTCGTGTCTTTGAGCGATTTCAGGAAACCGTAACCCTTCATATATTTCCCCTTTGTTAGaaaaagtcaagattcacctgggagcaatttaccaattcaggacagatttagacaAAAAAGTCTATTGGAACTGTATAGAGATATCCTTGATATAttctgacaacttgttcaaccattttgcatgtaaagacttatgtGATGAACTGATGCCTAAATAttgtggggggtgagactattcaacagagacccattataatacattttgatcaacatgacataaacaattgataatgtaggaaacagcagagaatcgTACAGAATCATTTacatggatgtaccaaagcatttgcaacttgttcaaagtaatgagaaactgcttttttgatgtgcacaagtgacacaatgatgtgaagattgaacaagtagttttgagaatttcaattctgatctgagaaatgtaccaaagtgactgagaaaaactgtaatgactatgcacaaaaacaaaagtaacaTGAAACCAAAAATAGTTCTTTAActtagcatctttttgttaaTCTCAGTTTATAGTATTACTGTGTTGTTTAGGTTCTCTGAGACTAAAGCCGATAGTGACAGGATGATAATATCCTAAACTGACAACCTAAACTACACTATGACACATGTCCAGTAGTCGTTATCTTTAAGGGACCAAAGACTGCTCTAAATTTGTCATCATGTAGCTGCTACTGCCACCAGCATCTAAGAAACCAACCAATAAAAACTCatgaaattgtacaaaataCACTGGTGAAAATTTCACAAGTAAAGTttgaaatgaagtttaaaaatatTGACTGTCTCTCTTGCACACTCAAGCCAAAACAATGAAGGCATAAAAGTAGTTGCGACTCACTTCTTTGCTATCTTACTATATTTATCAAATGTGAGAGCTCTCATATCTGCTTTTTCATTTAGATGGCAGAGCTATGATTCACCGTACATTCACTGCACAGTCTGACATCAATCAGTGGAAATCACAGTGTGGCCCAGAATTAACTGGTCCCTTTTTGTACAGCGTGACATGCTGATAACTTGTTTGCTTTTCCTTGATTTCTGTCATataccactgttcaaaagtttgggatcacccagacaatttcatgttctcaattaaaactcacacttttattcatgtgctaacataattacacaagggttttctaatcatcaatcagcctttcaacaccattagctaatacaatgtagcattagaacacaggagtgatggttgctggaaatgttcctctgtacccctatggagatatccCATTAAAAATCTGAGAGAACACAATGGATAATAGACTGATTAAGTGGTAGTGTGCAATTAGAACTGTGTCGCTAAGTAACTCCCTAAAGTCTTTGAGAACATGATTAACACATGTACCTTGATGAATACGGACATGAATTTCCATATATAAAcaattattttgttcatttatacTGCAGTTTgcagagaaaagacagagacCCAACGACTTCAAGTATAAACAAAGAACAGTTCTGTCTGTGCTGAAACCTGGATGTATAATAATCTCACTCACAATACACCTATAACCATTTTCCCATTTTCCTAACCTTTTTGTGTATTACTTTGGCTATTTATTGTGAAATTTTACTCAGAAGTATCTGCAATTACATGTGGATTGTAAAGATTATCAACTAGGTCTGATCTAATCAAATCTAAGACTcaaactctcacttttattcatgtactaataTAAttacacaaaggttttctaatcatcaattagcctttcaacaccattagctaacacaatgtagcattagaacacaggaatgatggttgctggaaatgttcctctgtacccctatggagatattccattaaaaatcagctgtttccagctagaatcatcatttaccacattaacaatctctagactgtatttctgattaatttattgttatcttcattgaaaaaaaaaactgcttttctttcaaaaacaagcacatttctaagtgaccaaaTCAATGTCAATATAGGAAATGAGAATCGCTCCCCTAAACTCCCTCAACTCTGgtgtggatttatttttttttattttttttaaaacaatgataataattttGTAGGTGTTTGTAGACATATCACATTCAATGTGACCAGTAAAGAAGGGGTGATACTGTCGTTTggcaacagcagaaaaacattttaccaGTTATGTTACCTTTGGAATTCCCTGACAACAGACATTTTACAGTTCAGTTGGCATTTCAGTGCatttctcacacacacttaTTATCAGGGTAATACAGAGAAGTATTTTATATATGCCTAGGTCAGAtgtgagaaactgctttttccaGTTAagaatgtgaaaatatgtttctcaGTAGCTTAAAAGTTTAATTCTGGAACCTACACACCAGAGGATGAGGCAGTGCTTACAAGCTGAGGCTTCCTCACAGCCGGCCAATCAGAAGAAAGACTCTATCTTTAATATTGTCAAATATATTTATGCATGTaggaattttaaaattatttagtGCAGTTGGGTGGCAATTCAATTCTACTTACAGACCAAGTACAACCATCTTCTTTATGTCGTATTGCCCACATATTGAAATATTATGCATTAATGTAAAAGCTTGAAATTAGGTTATACTCAAGAAAATAATGTCCAGTGTGGTGCAGTGGATGCCAGATTGGTAGGTACATccatatttgatatttttatttcatattattttctaagtattttggtcatttttgtgtgcaaCTCAGGAACACATCATCATGTCCTACAGTGTTTACAGAAAAGGAACAATCTCTATCGCTTCTTTTCAAAGAcagaatacagaaaaaaaatacaagagagGCAAAGCTGAACATATGAAGGATTTCTGCTTTTAGAACTGGTATGACCAGTGTTcttcaatttttttccccatctatTTAAAGACCTTATTCATGGTTACATTACTCTGACATTGAAGGTAAGCAAACTGCATAGGCCTGTAATTAATACACATAAAAATCTGTGCTAGATACATGTCCTCACCAATTTTGAGATTCATTTTCTCACCCCGAGTCATTGTTGCCACAAAATTGTGATCAAGTTCATACATACAAGTGTGTCATCATAGCACAACATCAGATACAAGAGTGTGAATTGATTAAACAacaattttgtgcaattttgtcATAGCTATCACCgatttttgtgtgaaaaataaGTGTTACATGTTCTCAGTTTTGGAGGTGTAAAGTTATTGTGCTGGAATGAAACATGTTGAAAGTATATTTTtgccagtgtttttgtttgttagttttttgtttgtaaaaaaacaaacaaagaaaaagcctAATTTTATGtctaagaaggaaaaaaatacaggatTTGTGCATACGCATGTGTGTCTACTTGTGTTCTGTAAAAGTAAAACTGGATATGACTTGATATTTCTCCCCTTAACTAACAAATTATTTACttaatttcactatttctgTAAATAATCAATGTGATAAAATAACATCTTTGCAACTTTGTCTCACTTCAGTGTAATGTTTCAGGTATGTGAAATGTTGTTTATGCgttttttggtgtttctttgtttttgaacatctcttaactggaatattttgCTGTCCTTTGTAAAGTCTTACCATCATGGCACCCCTGTAATCTACaagataaaatataataaataaacacgTTTTCTTTGAaggttcagattttttttgttgttttttgtaggACAATAAAAGGCGCTGATAGAGTGATTACTGAAACATAACCTAATGCATTTTTAGGAAAATGGAGTCTGGacatttaatacaattaatACATACGAAGTAAACTGCTGTCAGGTTTCAGCAGAGTGATCCAACATCCATCCCAGAATCACTTTTGAGAATTTTGGATCCACAGGTGAGTAAAATTTGAGAAAATTATGATCATTGTTCGCAGTAACAGTCCCATAGAAATGGTCACCCACTCTACTGTCCCAATAACTCTGAAAAACCTCCActtgatccaaaatgctgaGCCAAAGTACCGTCAGGAACCCGCAAAAAAGACTGAATTCTATACCAGAATAGAATTTGAAATCCGAAGCCCTTAATGACCAAACTCTATCTGTATTTTAAAGACCTTATTGCAATAAATTATCCTAACAGAGCAGTTTTAGATTATTGGGTTACTTGTGTTTCCAAGAGTTGGTGCGTGTCTAAGTAGGGTAGgttgtgtttcttctgtttttccttttttctcaggTTACCCCCAGTGGGAGTGCACCTGCAGCTACTTAACAATCAGTGGAGATTGTCAAAAGCCAAGCCACCCTGATTGTCAGTCAGTGGGCCAGATCAGCAGCTTGTGTGCTGTGTTGGTGTCTCGCATCTGTTAAAAGCCAAAAGTGTGGTGTAAATAAGCTTGCCTTGTGTTGAGTTTAGGTTTTTTGTAGCTAAATAATGTTGTTGTTAATAtaca from Amphiprion ocellaris isolate individual 3 ecotype Okinawa chromosome 4, ASM2253959v1, whole genome shotgun sequence includes the following:
- the gpr83 gene encoding G-protein coupled receptor 83 — its product is MRSAAALCLSLLLGMMCSSDRAAARLNDSSLLAESLFSHTERLLNVSGQPGNRTSGFFLLDFDEETLEGWRSLASRKSSGEESQWGGVKALLVAAYSLIIVVSLFGNTLVCHVMIKTNRTQTSTRLFILNLAVADIFITVLNTPFTLVRFMNSTWVFGRTMCHISRFVQYCSLHVSTLTLTAIALDRRKVILYPLRPRMSPAQGGVWVTVIWIMASCFSLPHAIYQKLLTFTYSKEKERSLCIPDFPEPSDVYWQYIDLLTFFLLYMLPLLIITASYTTVARRLWRHNAIGDITTDQHATHRKKRQRTLAMLLLVVGVFAVCWFPLNCYVVLLSSQAIHSSNALYFCFHWLAMSSTCYNPFIYCCLNPTFRHELRLLFGRCRRKRRVVVGMELELRPATACAPCHRPAWPDGHESLRPSHGLSHRGQGSSQQSHALPSQSHNLKNDHVLFTARQALTGRTDILSVEPMVAMS